In a single window of the Euwallacea fornicatus isolate EFF26 chromosome 5, ASM4011564v1, whole genome shotgun sequence genome:
- the LOC136339564 gene encoding uncharacterized protein: MSLCPDRVTKNSNLMEIKIESPNFLEETVSVPPKLLESYQRMFNRFNKWSSENGFKDYDESTVLAFFKHQASIPSFKPNSLWSYYYMLKSVLISNYCIDISEYRTLRNYLTKKTKGWRPIKAPGLTGNEFLNFIHGAPDGKYLAMKVLFIIGVFGQCNRDELNNLHVQDVEDLGTMLHVKVVDNNHTRNRTFTIGDAHFIAICRKYIALRPPLMDNPKFFIKYMNGKCCKIPMGINKIGGIPKEVARYLNLPNWKDFTGHCFKRTSYLVTGKVDPDGN, from the exons ATGTCGTTATGTCCTGATCGGGTTACTAAAA ATTCAAACCtgatggaaataaaaatagaatctCCAAATTTCCTCGAAGAAACCGTTAGTGTCCCTCCGAAGCTCTTAGAATCCTATCAACGCATGTTCAACCGTTTTAATAAATGGAGCTCTGAAAACGGCTTTAAAGATTACGATGAAAGCACAGTACTAGCTTTCTTCAAACACCAAGCTTCAATACCGAGCTTTAAACCCAACTCTCTTTGGTCTTATTACTACATGTTGAAAAGCGTCCTAATTTCCAATTACTGTATCGATATATCTGAATACAGGACCCTGCGAAATTACCTTACGAAGAAGACTAAGGGGTGGCGTCCTATAAAGGCTCCAGGTTTGACTGGTAATGAGTTCCTCAACTTTATTCATGGAGCACCCGACGGGAAGTATTTAGCAATGAAG gttttatttataattggGGTATTTGGACAGTGCAATCGCGACGAATTAAACAACTTACATGTTCAAGATGTCGAGGATTTAGGGACAATGTTGCACGTTAAAGTGGTGGATAACAATCACACGAGAAATCGAACTTTTACAATCGGTGATGCACATTTCATAGCAATTTGCCGAAAGTACATTGCCCTTCGCCCCCCTCTAATGGACAACccaaagttttttattaaatacatgAATGGGAAATGCTGTAAGATACCCATGGGAATTAATAAGATTGGCGGGATACCGAAGGAGGTGGCTCGATACTTGAATTTACCCAATTGGAAGGACTTCACCGGACACTGCTTCAAGCGAACCTCCTATCTCGTCACCGGGAA agTCGATCCTGacggaaattaa